The DNA window AAATGCCTACATGATGATTACAATGGTTGGATTCAGCCAAATGAAGATTATCAGGATTATATTAAAAAGGGACCAAATTTGGTTGCAGACGCATTAATACGAATCAAAACTGTAAAAGGAATGCTAAGAATTCCCTTTGGTTCTTATGTAGAAGAAAATCAACTTTATCCCGGAAACTTAGGCGAAATAAATGTATTAAAAACTCCTCTTAATTTGGAGTCAGCTAATGATCTGATCACAAAAATATTTTTAGGAAGCCCCTATGTTTGGGGAGGAAGGACTGTTTTTGGAATTGATTGCTCCGGATTAAGTCAAATGTATTACCGGCTATTAGGAATTGACATACCAAGAGATTCCCAACCGCAGTCCAACATTGGTCACAAAATAGATTCTCTGAAGGAATTGAATCAAGGGGACCTGGCTTTTTTTACGACCGATTCTGAAAAAATCAGCCATGTAGGAATAATCATGCAGGAGGATAAAATTATTCATGCATCAGGAAAAGTCAGAATAGATCGCCTTACAAATGATGGAATTCTCAGAGAGGAGACCCAATTAATTACCCATAAGCTTCATTCGATTCGAAGGATAATTTAATTTTAAGTCAAATTCTAATTTTATTACTCTATTAGAGTGCCCTGATGACGTCATATTTGGTGAGCACATGGTAATGATCATTTTGATCTTTTGTAATCACACCTGGTATTTTTTCTGAAAAGCATTTGTTTAGCAAACTAAGAGGAAGGTCCATTGAAACTTTAGGCATTGGATCAGACATGATGAGTTTTACTTCCTTGTCTGCATTATCTAATGGGTTTTCAAGAATGAAAGATAAAATAGAGTTCTCAGACACAGTGCCAATGATGTTTTCATTTTCAAGAACTGGTAATTGAGAAATGTCTCTTTCTTTCATAATTTTGAGGACATTCCGTATTTTTTCTACAGATTGTACATAATAGAATGCTTTATCCTTTTTAGCTGATATTAGGTCTTTTACTTTTATTTCAGAATCGAGAAAGCCCCTTTCCCTCATCCAGTCATCATTGTATATTTTGCCAATATATCTACTGCCATGGTCATGAAAAATCAAGACCACTACATCATCTTTGGTAAGTTTTCCGGACAATTGGATCAAGCCTGCCAAGGCAGAACCTGCTGAATAACCAAGTAAAATTCCCTCTTCTCTAGCCAGTCTCCTGGCAGCAAGTGCGGCATCTTTATCAGAGACTTTTTCAAATAAATCAATAATTGAAAAATCAACATTTTTTGGTAGAATGTCTTCACCTATTCCTTCAGTGATGTAAGGGTAGATTTCCTTTTCATCAAAAATTCCGGTCTCATGATACTTTTTAAAAACAGAACCATAAGTATCGATTCCCCAGATTTTAATGTTGGGATTTTTTTCTTTTAGAAATCTGGCAGTTCCAGAAATCGTGCCACCTGTCCCTACACCTACTATTAAATGCGTAATTTTACCCTCAGTCTGTTGCCAAATTTCCGGGCCTGTGCTTTCATAATGGGCCTGTGAATTACTTAAGTTGTCATATTGATTACACCAAAAGGAATTGTTGATTTCTTTACTTAATTTTTCAGCAACAGAATAATAAGATCTGGGGTCAGTTGGTTCAACATTGGTGGGGCAAACTATAACTTCTGCCCCTAGTGCTTTAAGCAAATCAATTTTTTCTTTTGATTGTTTGTCGCTGGTAGTAAAAATACATTTATAGCCTCTCACACATGCTACCAGGGCTAAACCCATACCTGTGTTTCCACTGGTGCACTCTATAATGGTGCCACCCGGCTTGAGTTTACCTGCAACCTCTGCATCGTCAATCATTTTAACTGCCATTCTGTCTTTTATGGAATTGCCAGGATTGAAAGTTTCAATTTTTGCCAAAACAAGGGCCGGAACTTGTGATACAACTTTATTCAGTTTGACTAATGGGGTATTTCCTATGGTCTCTAATATGTTCTTGTAATACTTCATTGGTAGATTTATTATGCAAAATTAGACTTAAACTGTCAAATACCGAATTTCAGATAAACAAAGAATTTAGAATCAACGATAAGAAGTTCCCTCGCCACTTCACTTGATACCACAACCTGAACTTCCTTTGGGTAATTTCTTGGTATTTTGCCAACTACTTTGGCCATAACTGTTTTTCCTGTGATTGGATTGTGAATTTCGATTAGAGAATTTCGGCGAGCCTTCGCATGTAATGCTAATAAATCGTTGGTTCTGTAATTATTATTAAGGCATACACCGACCCCACGGGACTCTTGGGTAAAAGGTATTAATCTGCCTGATTTTGCTTGTCTTATAACTTCATCATCAGGCAATTTAGTAGCTTCCTGGATATCCTCATTCATTTTTTCATTTATTTCGATTTTTGGGTTGCCGGCTTCCTTTTTACTGCATCGGACAACCCAGCCAATCTGTAAAAGTTGGCCTTGTTTTAAATTGACATTTTCTAGTTTGTTCATTTCAATCAATTCCAGGAGTTTAAGTTTCGTCTTAGTGCGTATGATCTCATAAAGCGTTTCTTTTGCTTTTACCTGATAGAACACTTTAGATAAACAATTAGGAAGATTAGTTTCAGCTTTATATGTTAGGACCCCCGAAATTGGTATTTTCACCCATTCATTTTCATGAATAATACCTCTTTTTAAGTCAGGATTTAAATTGTAAACTTCCGATTCGCTAATTTTATAAGTTTTACAAATTGAATAAAGACTTAAGTTTTTTATTACCTGAACTAAAATAAACGGATTATTTTGGTCATCAAATTGGATCAATAATTGAGAAGGTATTTTATCCGATGGGTTTATTTGTGCATAAGTGCTTGATGTCGAGCAAAGTAGTAAAATTGTCAAAATGATCGATAATGACTTCATATTCCATATTTTTACAAAAATATTACATTTATTTGTAATATGAATGCAATTGATTAATAATAGTTTAATGAAAATATTGGCCATTATACCTGCCCGATACCACTCGACTAGATTGCCTGGGAAGGTCATGAGAATTATCGAGGGTAAAACCTTAATCCAAAGAGTGTATGAGCAAGTTTCAAAATGCAGATTTTTTGATCAGATTATCGTGGCGGTTGATCATGAATTAGTCTTTGAACATGTTGCAGCTTTTGGTGGTCACGCAATCATGACGTCAGATAATTTACCTTCAGGTACAGATCGGTGCGCTGAAGTTGCACGGTTAATAAGTGGGTTTACTCATATTGTGAACGTGCAAGGAGACGAACCTTTTATAGAAATCAATACGTTGGATCAACTTTGTCATTTGTTGGATGATTCAAAAGTGAAAATCGCCAGTTTGATGACTCCCGTAAAAGATTATTTTGAGCTGGATAATCCAAATGTTGTGAAAGTAGTTGTTGGTAATTCAATGAATGCCCTGTATTTTAGCAGGTCAGCAATACCTTTTGCAAGGGAGATAAATGAAGTAGAACGTCTTAAATTTTTTCAATATTATAAACATATTGGACTGTATGGTTTTCAAGTAGAAACTTTATTAGAAATAAGTGGATTGCCCACAGGGACTTTAGAAAAAATTGAAATGTTGGAGCAGCTCAGATGGTTGGAGACTGGATTTCATATTAGAATGGGAGTCA is part of the Candidatus Vicinibacter affinis genome and encodes:
- a CDS encoding C40 family peptidase — protein: MQNYIFQDPLTFLRRMPDHKSEGVSQILFGEAYQVLEKSGSWVHIKCLHDDYNGWIQPNEDYQDYIKKGPNLVADALIRIKTVKGMLRIPFGSYVEENQLYPGNLGEINVLKTPLNLESANDLITKIFLGSPYVWGGRTVFGIDCSGLSQMYYRLLGIDIPRDSQPQSNIGHKIDSLKELNQGDLAFFTTDSEKISHVGIIMQEDKIIHASGKVRIDRLTNDGILREETQLITHKLHSIRRII
- a CDS encoding pyridoxal-phosphate dependent enzyme, yielding MKYYKNILETIGNTPLVKLNKVVSQVPALVLAKIETFNPGNSIKDRMAVKMIDDAEVAGKLKPGGTIIECTSGNTGMGLALVACVRGYKCIFTTSDKQSKEKIDLLKALGAEVIVCPTNVEPTDPRSYYSVAEKLSKEINNSFWCNQYDNLSNSQAHYESTGPEIWQQTEGKITHLIVGVGTGGTISGTARFLKEKNPNIKIWGIDTYGSVFKKYHETGIFDEKEIYPYITEGIGEDILPKNVDFSIIDLFEKVSDKDAALAARRLAREEGILLGYSAGSALAGLIQLSGKLTKDDVVVLIFHDHGSRYIGKIYNDDWMRERGFLDSEIKVKDLISAKKDKAFYYVQSVEKIRNVLKIMKERDISQLPVLENENIIGTVSENSILSFILENPLDNADKEVKLIMSDPMPKVSMDLPLSLLNKCFSEKIPGVITKDQNDHYHVLTKYDVIRAL
- the kdsB gene encoding 3-deoxy-manno-octulosonate cytidylyltransferase, producing the protein MKILAIIPARYHSTRLPGKVMRIIEGKTLIQRVYEQVSKCRFFDQIIVAVDHELVFEHVAAFGGHAIMTSDNLPSGTDRCAEVARLISGFTHIVNVQGDEPFIEINTLDQLCHLLDDSKVKIASLMTPVKDYFELDNPNVVKVVVGNSMNALYFSRSAIPFAREINEVERLKFFQYYKHIGLYGFQVETLLEISGLPTGTLEKIEMLEQLRWLETGFHIRMGVIETNGFGIDTEEDLKKAEARLAIDRL
- a CDS encoding LysM peptidoglycan-binding domain-containing protein, with the translated sequence MKSLSIILTILLLCSTSSTYAQINPSDKIPSQLLIQFDDQNNPFILVQVIKNLSLYSICKTYKISESEVYNLNPDLKRGIIHENEWVKIPISGVLTYKAETNLPNCLSKVFYQVKAKETLYEIIRTKTKLKLLELIEMNKLENVNLKQGQLLQIGWVVRCSKKEAGNPKIEINEKMNEDIQEATKLPDDEVIRQAKSGRLIPFTQESRGVGVCLNNNYRTNDLLALHAKARRNSLIEIHNPITGKTVMAKVVGKIPRNYPKEVQVVVSSEVARELLIVDSKFFVYLKFGI